Proteins from one Panicum virgatum strain AP13 chromosome 7K, P.virgatum_v5, whole genome shotgun sequence genomic window:
- the LOC120641350 gene encoding probable ascorbate-specific transmembrane electron transporter 2, protein MAAAWLGVKAAPFAYAAHALAAAAAVLVLVWCVHFRGGLALEAQNKNLVFNVHPVLMLIGYIILGSEAIMIYKVFPKLNHDTAKLTHLILHAIATVLGAFGIYCAFKYHNDSGIANLYSLHSWLGIGTISLYGIQWVFGFVTFFFPGAAPSVRRSALPWHALLGLFVYVLALVTAELGFLEKLTFLESGGVDKYGAEAFLVNFTALVVVLFGASVVVAAVTPAHVEAPQGYESIPVN, encoded by the exons ATGGCAGCGGCCTGGCTGGGCGTGAAGGCGGCGCCGTTCGCGTACGCGGCGcacgcgctggcggcggcggcggcggtgctggtgctggtgtgGTGCGTCCACTTCCGCGGCGGCCTCGCGCTCGAGGCCCAGAACAAGAACCTCGTCTTCAAC GTTCACCCTGTGCTGATGCTAATTGGCTACATTATCCTCGGCAGTGAAG CCATTATGATCTACAAGGTGTTCCCAAAACTGAACCACGACACCGCCAAGCTGACGCACCTGATCCTCCATGCGATTGCCACTGTTCTTGGCGCCTTCGGGATCTACTGCGCGTTCAAGTACCACAACGACAGCGGGATCGCAAACCTCTACAGCCTTCACTCCTGGCTCGGGATCGGAACCATCTCCCTGTACGGCATTCAG TGGGTTTTCGGATtcgtgaccttcttcttccccggCGCGGCGCCGAGCGTGAGGCGCAGTGCGCTGCCGTGGCACGCGCTGCTCGGGCTCTTCGTCTACGTGCTGGCGCTGGTGACCGCGGAGCTCGGGTTCCTGGAGAAGCTCACCTTCCTGGAGAGCGGGGGGGTCGACAAGTACGGCGCCGAGGCGTTCCTGGTGAACTTCACGGCGCTCGTCGTCGTGCTGTTCGGCGCCtcagtcgtcgtcgccgccgtcacGCCGGCGCACGTTGAGGCACCGCAGGGCTACGAGTCGATTCCGGTCAACTAG
- the LOC120640256 gene encoding putative non-inhibitory serpin-10: protein MEAIAKQSNFLFSPMSIRAGLALLAAGTHGPTLRQLLTFLGSEDTHHLDEASARLLANVGAWPQLSFAAAIFVDRSLNLTPEFASSAASAHQAAARSVDFENRPAAALAEVNAFIAQATAGRLRNVLPEGAVGGGTTKVVLANGLHFKATWARRFDPSNTVRRHFLRRDGSPPVRVPFLSDAGRHYAESFDAPGLGFKVLQLFYKMVGRDGRLDFGAPCFSMLVFLPHRRDGLAYLLRLAVTQPDFVMRCVPRRQQLVCPCMVPKFRFSCKFDARNALRQLGLSAPFDKDVADLSGMVSNMPPEGLYVSAVRQACAVEVDEEGTTAVAATYSASSPTYSPPAKPPPPPMSFVAEHPFMFAIVEYEKAEVLFLGHVMDPSKKD from the coding sequence ATGGAGGCGATCGCCAAGCAGTCCAACTTCCTCTTCTCCCCCATGTCCATCCGGGCCGGGCtcgcgctgctcgccgcgggCACGCACGGTCCGACGCTGCGCCAGCTGCTCACGTTCCTGGGTTCCGAGGACACGCACCACCTCGACGAGGCCAGCGCGAGGCTCCTCGCCAACGTGGGCGCGTGGCCGCAGCTCtcgttcgccgccgccatcttcgTGGACCGCTCGCTCAACCTCACGCCGGAGTTCGCGTCCTCCGCCGCTTCCGCGCATCAGGCCGCGGCACGGTCCGTCGACTTCGAGaaccggcccgcggcggcgctcgccgaggTGAACGCTTTCATCGCGCAGGCCACGGCGGGGCGTCTGCGCAACGTCCTCCCCGAgggcgccgtcggcggcggcaccaCCAAGGTCGTCCTCGCCAACGGCCTGCACTTCAAGGCGACGTGGGCGCGGAGGTTCGACCCGTCGAACACCGTCCGCCGCCACTTCCTCCGCCGCGACGGCAGCCCACCCGTGCGGGTGCCGTTCCTGTCGGACGCCGGCAGGCACTACGCCGAGAGCTTCGACGCCCCGGGCCTGGGGTTCAAGGTCCTCCAGCTCTTCTACAAGATGGTGGGGCGCGACGGCAGGCTGGACTTCGGGGCGCCGTGCTTCTCGATGCTCGTCTTCCTCCCGCACAGGCGCGACGGGCTCGCCTACCTCCTTCGCCTGGCCGTCACCCAGCCGGACTTCGTCATGCGGTGCGTGCCCCGGCGCCAGCAGCTCGTCTGCCCGTGCATGGTCCCCAAGTTCAGGTTCTCCTGCAAGTTCGATGCGCGGAACGCGCTCCGCCAGCTCGGGCTGTCGGCGCCGTTCGACAAGGACGTCGCCGACCTGTCCGGGATGGTGTCGAACATGCCGCCCGAGGGGCTGTACGTGTCGGCCGTGCGGCAGGCGTGCGCCGTGGAGGTCGACGAGGAAGGCACGACGGCAGTTGCAGCGACGTACTCCGCTTCAAGCCCAACCTACAGCCCTCCGGCgaaacccccgccgccgccgatgagcTTCGTGGCGGAGCACCCGTTCATGTTCGCGATCGTCGAGTACGAGAAGGCCGAGGTCTTGTTCCTAGGCCACGTCATGGACCCTTCAAAGAAGGATTGA
- the LOC120641351 gene encoding heavy metal-associated isoprenylated plant protein 39-like isoform X2 yields the protein MPAQKVVLKVSSMSDEKVKQKAMETVADIYGIDSIGADHKEQKMTVIGDMDPVEIAKKLKKFGRIDIVSIGPAKDEKKDDKKGGKK from the exons ATGCCGGCGCAG AAGGTGGTCTTGAAGGTCTCCTCCATGAGCGATGAGAAGGTGAAGCAGAAGGCAATGGAAACTGTTGCGGATATCTACG GAATCGATTCGATAGGCGCTGATCACAAAGAGCAGAAGATGACTGTAATCGGTGACATGGACCCCGTTGAGATCgccaagaagttgaagaagttCGGGAGGATAGACATAGTCTCGATTGGCCCGGCAAAGGATGAGAAGAAGGATGACAAGAAAGGGGGAAAGAAGTGA
- the LOC120641351 gene encoding heavy metal-associated isoprenylated plant protein 39-like isoform X1: MPAQQKVVLKVSSMSDEKVKQKAMETVADIYGIDSIGADHKEQKMTVIGDMDPVEIAKKLKKFGRIDIVSIGPAKDEKKDDKKGGKK, translated from the exons ATGCCGGCGCAG CAGAAGGTGGTCTTGAAGGTCTCCTCCATGAGCGATGAGAAGGTGAAGCAGAAGGCAATGGAAACTGTTGCGGATATCTACG GAATCGATTCGATAGGCGCTGATCACAAAGAGCAGAAGATGACTGTAATCGGTGACATGGACCCCGTTGAGATCgccaagaagttgaagaagttCGGGAGGATAGACATAGTCTCGATTGGCCCGGCAAAGGATGAGAAGAAGGATGACAAGAAAGGGGGAAAGAAGTGA
- the LOC120640257 gene encoding uncharacterized protein LOC120640257 encodes MGDVAARQFDCLMLNGKNYQTWVVDCQFHLAAMQLIYTITPRADGAPAVPAHEIAKASIFLRHHIHKDLKQEYLEVRDSLTLWLALEERFGKQKTVVLPQARRDWSQLRFLDFKTVEAYNSALHRIVGQLRFCGQRVTDAEMIEKTLETFHPSNMMLQEQYRNNRYRKYSELINVLLAAETQNELLMKIFNMRPVGSNALPEAHASFHKKNKTFYKKGMHSKKQGHNEGKFKKQFNRGQKPRGQEKGKAQNGQKGDGNMSEHPNKGCFRCGSMNHWSRQCRTEPHLIQMYQDWKKRQNAEAHFVQAPVDAVTGEHVAVLPQSIQKIDDTSAAMDVDPTDATPATQDGDDDYNLDEEDTLDDDYGDME; translated from the coding sequence ATGGGTGACGTCGCGGCAAGGCAGTTCGATTGCCTCATGTTGAATGGTAAGAACTACCAGACCTGGGTTGTGGATTGTCAGTTCCACTTGGCAGCTATGCAGTTGATTTATACAATCACTCCACGTGCGGATGGTGCACCTGCAGTCCCAGCGCATGAGATTGCCAAAGCTTCTATTTTCCTGAGGCACCATATCCACAAAGACCTCAAGCAGGAGTATCTTGAGGTGCGTGACTCGCTTACGCTGTGGCTAGCGCTCGAGGAGCGTTTTGGCAAGCAAAAGACAGTGGTCCTCCCTCAGGCCAGGCGTGATTGGTCACAATTGCGCTTCCTCGACTTCAAGACTGTGGAGGCCTACAACTCTGCACTTCACCGTATTGTTGGCCAGCTTCGCTTCTGTGGGCAGAGAGTCACAGATGCCGAGATGATTGAGAAGACTCTCGAGACCTTCCACCCTTCAAATATGATGCTCCAGGAGCAGTACCGTAATAATAGGTACAGAAAGTATTCTGAACTTATTAATGTCCTTCTTGCTGCCGAGACTCAAAATGAGCTCTTGATGAAAATTTTTAATATGCGCCCTGTTGGCTCAAATGCATTGCCTGAAGCACATGCAAGTTTTCACAAGAAGAATAAGACCTTTTACAAGAAAGGCATGCACAGCAAGAAGCAAGGTCATAATGAGGGGAAGTTTAAGAAGCAATTTAATAGAGGCCAGAAGCCTCGCGGCCAAGAAAAAGGTAAGGCCCAGAATGGCCAGAAAGGTGATGGAAATATGAGTGAGCATCCAAACAAGGGTTGCTTCCGTTGTGGATCAATGAACCATTGGTCTCGCCAATGTAGGACTGAACCACACCTGATCCAGATGTATCAGGATTGGAAGAAGCGTCAAAATGCAGAGGCTCATTTTGTTCAGGCACCTGTTGATGCCGTGACTGGAGAGCACGTTGCGGTGCTACCCCAATCTATCCAGAAGATAGATGATACTTCTGCTGCTATGGATGTTGATCCAACTGATGCCACTCCAGCTACCCAGGATGGCGACGATGATTACAACCTCGATGAAGAGGACACCCTCGACGATGACTATGGGGACATGGAGTAG